Proteins from one Syntrophorhabdaceae bacterium genomic window:
- a CDS encoding aminotransferase class V-fold PLP-dependent enzyme, with protein MVYLDNAATSFPKPQETITALDNFVQHVGGNPGRSGHALSLDAARIIFEAREKLTHFIGGDSSERLIFTHNGTESLNLAILGLLRQGDHVVTTSMEHNSVMRPLSFLEKERRVEVSMARCSPEGILDVDHMKSLIKSNTRAVILIHGSNVVGTVQPVQEVRAAIGDVPLIVDACQTIGCHPIDVEKDGIDILCFSCHKSLFAIQGMGALYMKRPFDLTPLRFGGTGSKSESIEQPLVLPDRYESGTPNTPGIASLLGGLTFIEKTGPGRIIERESNLREMIVKGLSEIESVILYGPKDATSVSFSPAVSFNVANYLPSEIGYILNKEQIFARVGLQCAPMTHRTIGTFPHGTVRVSPGYFTSDQEIEFFLEVVRRIGRA; from the coding sequence ATGGTTTACCTTGACAATGCTGCCACGTCTTTTCCCAAACCCCAGGAGACTATTACTGCACTTGACAATTTCGTACAGCATGTGGGGGGCAACCCAGGGCGGAGCGGACATGCACTGTCGCTCGACGCGGCGCGTATCATTTTTGAGGCAAGAGAAAAGCTGACACATTTCATCGGGGGGGACAGTTCAGAGCGACTCATATTCACACACAATGGCACCGAGTCGCTCAACCTGGCCATCCTGGGTCTTCTGAGGCAAGGCGACCACGTGGTTACCACCTCCATGGAGCACAACTCGGTCATGCGACCGCTTAGCTTCCTCGAAAAAGAACGCCGGGTGGAGGTGTCCATGGCCAGGTGTTCTCCAGAGGGCATTCTCGACGTGGATCACATGAAATCGCTCATCAAGAGCAACACCAGGGCGGTCATTCTCATTCACGGATCAAACGTTGTAGGGACAGTACAGCCGGTGCAAGAGGTAAGGGCGGCAATAGGAGACGTGCCTCTTATCGTCGACGCCTGTCAGACTATCGGCTGCCACCCCATCGATGTGGAGAAAGACGGCATCGATATACTCTGTTTTTCCTGTCATAAGTCGCTCTTTGCGATTCAGGGCATGGGCGCTCTCTACATGAAAAGACCGTTTGACCTGACCCCGCTCAGGTTCGGCGGGACGGGCAGCAAATCCGAATCCATCGAGCAGCCCCTGGTACTGCCTGATCGATATGAGAGCGGCACTCCCAACACGCCTGGCATAGCCTCACTGTTAGGAGGCCTCACGTTCATAGAGAAGACCGGACCTGGCAGGATTATTGAGAGGGAGAGCAATCTCCGTGAAATGATCGTAAAAGGACTCTCTGAAATCGAATCGGTTATCCTCTACGGGCCAAAAGATGCTACCTCGGTCTCTTTTTCCCCCGCAGTCTCCTTCAATGTGGCCAATTATCTGCCATCAGAGATCGGTTATATCCTGAATAAGGAGCAGATTTTTGCCCGGGTCGGGCTCCAGTGCGCGCCTATGACGCACAGGACAATCGGCACTTTCCCTCACGGGACCGTAAGAGTGTCGCCCGGGTATTTTACGTCTGATCAAGAGATCGAATTTTTTCTGGAGGTAGTAAGACGCATTGGTAGGGCGTAA
- the yedF gene encoding sulfurtransferase-like selenium metabolism protein YedF, giving the protein MEYLDLTGMVCPMPVIETKRALETKAPREIEVVVDNTTSSENVKRFLISRGYSTSTTQENERYRIRGVLERALEDASGEKAEKLLVYVDGDTMGRGNDELGRILMRAFLKTIKELKNMPWRIIFINTGVRMVSQESDYIETLKEIECAGAEILSCGTCLDFFKLKDRIAVGRISNMFEILSSFTEATKVIRP; this is encoded by the coding sequence ATGGAATATTTGGATCTCACCGGCATGGTCTGCCCCATGCCTGTTATCGAAACCAAGAGGGCGCTGGAAACCAAAGCTCCTCGGGAAATCGAAGTAGTCGTCGACAATACGACCTCCAGTGAAAACGTGAAGCGATTTCTCATATCAAGGGGTTATTCTACTTCCACCACTCAAGAGAACGAGAGGTACCGGATAAGGGGTGTGTTGGAGCGAGCCCTTGAAGATGCTTCCGGTGAGAAGGCAGAGAAACTACTTGTTTACGTTGACGGCGATACTATGGGCAGAGGAAACGACGAACTGGGCAGGATTCTTATGCGGGCATTTCTCAAGACAATCAAGGAATTGAAAAATATGCCCTGGAGGATTATCTTCATCAATACGGGTGTCAGAATGGTATCGCAGGAATCGGATTATATAGAGACCTTAAAGGAAATAGAATGTGCGGGTGCCGAAATCCTCTCGTGCGGCACCTGTCTCGATTTTTTCAAACTGAAAGACAGAATTGCGGTAGGGCGCATAAGCAATATGTTTGAGATCCTTTCCTCGTTCACCGAAGCAACAAAGGTGATCAGACCGTAA
- a CDS encoding DUF3343 domain-containing protein, producing MVGRNTYFLLFHTIHDVLRVEKILKKQGKTYELVPVPRNLSSDCGMCIQLGGDVNDVKESMKGIEIHKCFFFDGNTYVDITPS from the coding sequence TTGGTAGGGCGTAACACATATTTCCTCTTATTCCACACAATCCACGACGTGCTCAGGGTGGAGAAGATTCTCAAAAAACAAGGAAAGACATATGAGCTCGTGCCCGTTCCGAGGAATTTGAGTTCCGACTGCGGCATGTGTATACAGCTTGGCGGTGACGTGAATGATGTCAAGGAGTCTATGAAAGGTATTGAAATCCATAAGTGTTTCTTCTTTGATGGAAACACCTATGTGGACATCACTCCATCTTAG
- a CDS encoding electron transfer flavoprotein subunit beta/FixA family protein, whose product MKIAVCLKQVPDTEAEVKWDIPQGALARGGMDSITNPFDEFALEEALLTKENYDGEIVAITMGPDKAADVLRNALALTVDSVYQLTDPAFAGSDTFATASVLAAALKKVGDVDLVFCGKQSTDGNTGVVGAELAAILGFSQLTYVSKVRQIDAAAKKIIVERAIEGGSEVVEAKLPAVVSVVKGINEPRLPNLMGIRKASKVEIPKWNGGDLGVDAAKVGAAGSSTKVVEIAVPPPRGAGEILKGELEEVVNTLTDKLIDLKVIK is encoded by the coding sequence GTGAAGATAGCGGTTTGTTTAAAGCAGGTTCCTGACACTGAGGCGGAAGTTAAATGGGATATTCCCCAGGGAGCGCTGGCCAGAGGAGGTATGGATTCGATTACGAACCCGTTTGATGAATTTGCTCTGGAAGAGGCGCTACTTACTAAAGAGAACTATGACGGAGAGATTGTGGCGATAACCATGGGCCCTGATAAAGCGGCCGATGTGCTAAGGAACGCCCTGGCCTTGACGGTGGATTCGGTGTATCAGCTGACCGATCCCGCTTTTGCCGGATCTGATACGTTTGCCACCGCGTCCGTGCTTGCCGCCGCACTCAAGAAGGTTGGCGATGTGGATCTCGTCTTCTGCGGAAAACAGTCCACGGACGGCAATACGGGAGTCGTGGGCGCCGAACTGGCGGCGATCCTGGGTTTCAGCCAGCTAACCTATGTCTCGAAAGTGCGTCAGATTGATGCAGCGGCAAAGAAAATTATTGTTGAGAGGGCCATTGAAGGGGGCAGCGAAGTGGTAGAAGCAAAGCTGCCAGCGGTAGTGTCTGTTGTGAAGGGCATCAACGAGCCGAGACTCCCGAACCTCATGGGCATCCGGAAGGCGTCGAAGGTCGAGATTCCGAAATGGAACGGTGGTGATCTCGGAGTAGACGCGGCCAAGGTGGGCGCTGCCGGTTCTTCCACAAAGGTCGTTGAGATCGCCGTACCGCCGCCTCGGGGCGCCGGAGAAATCCTGAAGGGCGAACTGGAAGAAGTTGTCAATACGCTTACCGACAAACTTATAGACTTGAAAGTTATAAAATAG
- a CDS encoding electron transfer flavoprotein subunit alpha/FixB family protein produces the protein MANDVWVYIEHKDGGVSPMAFELLGIGKKLADGLGSNVCAFVIGDKVDDLAKEAFAYGASKVFAVEGEVFKGFRGEAYAKAATFLLGKHKPEAALFRNTSQGVDVAAATAANLGFGLCTDSIDLAADGGKLKMTRAGFGGNFTITVVNEKAQPQIATVRPKAFPMPEKDASKSGEVVKESFSLAEADLNTKVTEFIKALTTVNLVEADIIVSGGRGTGGEEGFRVLKEFADVLGGALGASRAAVDSGWIPYEHQVGQTGKTVKPKIYIACGISGAIQHLAGMRTSDCIVAINKDPDAPIFKAASFGIVGDYKQLVPRLIEVFKTKLSR, from the coding sequence ATGGCTAACGATGTTTGGGTATACATAGAACATAAAGACGGGGGCGTATCACCGATGGCCTTTGAACTTCTCGGCATCGGCAAAAAGCTTGCGGATGGTCTCGGTTCCAACGTCTGCGCCTTCGTTATCGGAGATAAAGTAGATGATCTGGCAAAAGAGGCATTTGCCTATGGTGCATCCAAAGTCTTTGCGGTCGAGGGTGAAGTCTTTAAGGGATTCAGAGGAGAAGCATACGCGAAAGCAGCTACGTTCCTTCTCGGGAAACATAAACCGGAAGCAGCCCTGTTCAGGAACACGAGCCAGGGAGTGGATGTGGCGGCGGCAACCGCGGCGAACCTCGGTTTTGGCCTGTGCACGGACAGCATCGATCTCGCGGCGGACGGTGGCAAACTGAAGATGACCAGGGCAGGGTTCGGCGGCAACTTCACCATAACGGTGGTGAACGAGAAGGCACAGCCTCAGATCGCTACCGTGAGACCCAAAGCCTTCCCCATGCCGGAGAAGGACGCCTCAAAGAGTGGGGAAGTGGTCAAGGAATCCTTCTCGCTTGCAGAGGCTGATCTGAACACCAAGGTCACTGAATTCATCAAGGCTTTGACCACGGTCAACCTTGTCGAGGCCGACATCATAGTATCCGGTGGTCGCGGCACGGGCGGTGAGGAAGGTTTCAGGGTCCTGAAAGAGTTTGCCGATGTACTTGGCGGAGCCCTCGGCGCCTCGCGCGCGGCCGTGGACTCAGGCTGGATACCCTATGAGCACCAGGTGGGACAGACCGGCAAGACGGTAAAGCCGAAAATTTATATAGCCTGTGGCATTTCCGGCGCCATCCAGCACCTGGCGGGCATGAGAACCTCCGATTGTATCGTGGCCATCAACAAGGATCCCGATGCGCCGATCTTCAAGGCCGCCTCCTTTGGCATTGTGGGCGATTACAAACAACTCGTTCCCAGGCTCATTGAGGTCTTCAAAACAAAATTGAGCAGATAG